A region of the Halalkalicoccus tibetensis genome:
AGGTGTCCCATTTCGTGCGACCACTCCCGAAAAGGTCGGTCACGCCATTCTGACACTTCCACCCGGAGAAGTCTGTATCTTTCAGATAATTAACGATCTTGACGTATCGTTCCTGCAGGTCGTCTACGTACCGGCCCGGCGGGACGTTGTACAGGAGACACTCGATAAAGTAGGACGCCACGATGTCGTCTGTGATGTACCCATCTGCGACGATCTCCTTGCGGGCGTTTTTGAACATCCGCACGGTCTCTTTATACAAATCGTCGGTGTCGTCCTGTTTGTCCGACCCGTGGTCCCGATGGAGTGTCGGATAATTTATGACCGAAGAAATCGAGTCAGTTGGCCAGAAGATGATTCCGTCGTAACCTTGGGGATAGTTGTAGTAATGTTTGTGTTGGACACACACCAGCACGTCAGCGTCAAGTGGGAGGCCAGGTGCCGAAACCTCGATAGCGTTCCCGGACGGGTCAAACGTCCCCTCGGGGTACGTATCCTGCAGAACGCTTGATACATCGTCCCGAAATTCGTTGTAGTCATAATCGTACTCTTTGACGTCCACGTCCTCCTGGTCTTCCGGATCAAGGTCGTGGAGGTTGAAGTACTGGAACTCGTCGAGCCGAACGATGATATCGACGTCGCTCGAATCGCGGATGATCGTGTTGTTCGCGTACGACCCTTGGAGGAAGTCGTGGAACTCGACGTTGTCGAGCGTGTCGCTGTCATTGAGTGCGTTCCGAATCTTCGTGTGGGTGTCCTGTGCTGACTGGAGAGCGGCTCGTTTCGGGTCAGTCCAGCTTTCGAGCGTGTCCTCATTGATCGCCATAGTAGCCTCCGAGGGAAACTGGCATCATTTCGAGGATGGGCACGAAGGTCACAACTCCCGAATTCGCCTTGTTAAGACCTCTCTGTAAGTGCCGATTGATAGCTGAACTCGCTCCAGTCCTCTCTTGCTCTAGCAAGCGGCTGTCAACTTCCCGATAAAGTTCGTTGATCCCGCGACTTGTTTCGCTAACTTGTTCACGCGTCTTTCGAATAGGAATCGCCTTTGTGGGAGTGCGAACCGATTTCTCTCCAATTCGGAGGGTGCGATGAGGGAGAAGGATATCGTCCGCAAATGAGTCGGTCGTGATCTCGAGGGCAGTCATCTGTTAGCACCTGCTAATTGGGGTCGTTGCATTATAGTCATTATGCTGTCAATGACGTAGCTATCGATAGTGACGTAACAAACAGCACAATCGTAAATAGATAGCAGTGAGGGGAAGTAAGCATGGATGTTGAGCAACGGTTGCACCTCATGCCGCTTGGCTACGAGTATGATCGTATCGTGGAGGCGGCTGATCAGCAACAAGCCGATTTTGTGATTCTCTTAGATTATCAGCAGACGGATGCCGCGAAAGAGGACGACGATATCGTTGCGCCGGAATATCACGATGATATCCGGGAGGATCTGAAGGAGAGGGGAATCGGAGTCGCAACTGTCCCATGCGATCTATTCGATCTTTATGAGTCACTTGGCACAATCGCGGAAATTGCAACAGCATTTGAGGATCATAACGTGCACGTGAACCTCGCATCTGGAAGCAAAGTTACTGCTATCGGTGGGATGATCGCCTGTATGGCAACCGGGGCACGTCCGTACTATGTTTCAGCAAAAGA
Encoded here:
- a CDS encoding nucleotidyltransferase, which translates into the protein MAINEDTLESWTDPKRAALQSAQDTHTKIRNALNDSDTLDNVEFHDFLQGSYANNTIIRDSSDVDIIVRLDEFQYFNLHDLDPEDQEDVDVKEYDYDYNEFRDDVSSVLQDTYPEGTFDPSGNAIEVSAPGLPLDADVLVCVQHKHYYNYPQGYDGIIFWPTDSISSVINYPTLHRDHGSDKQDDTDDLYKETVRMFKNARKEIVADGYITDDIVASYFIECLLYNVPPGRYVDDLQERYVKIVNYLKDTDFSGWKCQNGVTDLFGSGRTKWDTWHAKLFVDALETYWENASTNSMNARLFQR